One part of the Mycobacterium marinum genome encodes these proteins:
- the glgX gene encoding glycogen debranching protein GlgX, which translates to MSPNNAVDSGVTPPPLPTVWPGSAYPLGATYDGAGTNFSLFSEIADRVELCLIADDDSESRISLEEVDGYVWHAYLPNISPGQRYGFRVYGPFDPAAGHRCDPSKLLLDPYGKAFDGDFTFGQALFSYDMKTVDLGSADPGIPPMVDSLGSTMTSVVINPFFDWGYDRAPMIPYHETVIYEAHVKGMTQTHPDIPEELRGTYAGLAHPAIIDHLKSLNVTTIELMPVHQFMHDSRLLDLGLRNYWGYNTFGFFAPHNQYAANRQAGSAVGEFKSMVRSLHEAGIEVILDVVYNHTAEGNRLGPTINFRGIDNSAYYRLVDSDLRWYKDYTGTGNSLNARHPHVLQLIMDSLRYWVIEMHVDGFRFDLAATLARELHDVDRLSAFFDLVQQDPVVSQVKLIAEPWDVGEGGYQVGNFPGLWTEWNGKYRDTVRDYWRGEPATLGEFASRLTGSSDLYEATGRRPSASINFVTAHDGFTLNDLVSYNEKHNSANGEDNRDGESHNRSWNCGIEGPTDDPDIVALRYRQMRNFWATLMVSQGTPMIAHGDEIGRTQQGNNNVYCQDSEISWMDWSLVEANADLLAFARKATTLRRNHPVFRRRRFFEGEPIRTGDEVRDIAWLSPSGQEMLHDDWNRSFHKCVAVFLNGEAITAPNARGERVVDDSFLLCFNAHDETVEFVMPHDDYANEWTVELDTNHPAGDADAVVKAEDTVSVPGRSLILLRKTA; encoded by the coding sequence ATGTCGCCGAACAACGCCGTGGACTCTGGCGTAACGCCACCTCCGCTGCCCACCGTATGGCCGGGCAGCGCGTATCCACTGGGAGCCACCTATGACGGCGCCGGCACCAACTTTTCGCTCTTTTCCGAAATCGCCGACCGGGTCGAGCTCTGCCTGATCGCCGACGACGATAGCGAATCGCGGATCTCTCTCGAGGAGGTCGACGGATACGTCTGGCACGCCTATCTCCCCAACATCAGCCCCGGCCAGCGCTACGGCTTTCGGGTCTACGGGCCATTCGACCCCGCGGCCGGGCACCGCTGTGACCCGAGCAAGCTGCTGCTCGACCCGTACGGGAAGGCGTTCGACGGCGATTTCACCTTCGGGCAGGCGCTGTTCTCCTATGACATGAAGACTGTCGACCTGGGCTCGGCCGACCCCGGTATCCCTCCCATGGTCGACTCCCTGGGCTCCACCATGACAAGTGTGGTGATCAACCCGTTCTTCGACTGGGGTTATGACCGGGCTCCGATGATTCCCTACCACGAGACCGTCATCTACGAAGCCCACGTCAAAGGCATGACCCAGACCCATCCGGACATCCCCGAGGAACTTCGCGGCACCTACGCTGGGCTGGCCCACCCGGCGATCATCGACCACCTGAAGTCCCTCAATGTCACCACCATCGAACTGATGCCGGTGCACCAATTCATGCACGACTCGCGACTGCTGGACCTAGGCCTACGGAACTACTGGGGCTACAACACCTTTGGATTCTTCGCCCCGCACAACCAATACGCAGCCAACCGCCAAGCCGGCAGCGCGGTGGGAGAGTTCAAGTCCATGGTGCGCAGCCTGCACGAAGCAGGCATCGAGGTCATCCTCGACGTCGTGTACAACCACACCGCCGAAGGCAATCGCCTCGGCCCAACGATCAACTTCCGCGGTATCGACAACTCCGCGTACTACCGGCTGGTTGACTCCGACCTGCGCTGGTACAAGGACTACACCGGCACCGGCAACAGCCTCAACGCCCGCCACCCCCACGTGCTGCAGCTGATCATGGACTCGCTGCGCTACTGGGTGATCGAGATGCACGTCGACGGATTCCGCTTCGACCTGGCCGCGACTTTGGCCCGCGAGTTGCACGACGTGGACCGACTGAGCGCGTTTTTCGACCTGGTGCAGCAGGATCCGGTGGTCAGCCAGGTCAAGTTGATCGCCGAGCCGTGGGACGTCGGCGAAGGCGGCTACCAGGTCGGCAACTTTCCCGGTTTGTGGACGGAGTGGAACGGGAAATACCGCGATACTGTGCGTGACTACTGGCGGGGCGAGCCCGCAACCCTTGGCGAATTCGCTTCCCGGCTGACCGGGTCGTCGGATCTCTATGAGGCGACCGGTCGACGGCCGAGCGCCAGCATCAACTTCGTCACCGCTCATGATGGGTTCACCCTCAACGACCTGGTCTCTTACAACGAAAAGCACAACAGCGCCAACGGCGAAGACAATCGTGACGGGGAAAGTCACAACCGCTCCTGGAACTGCGGCATCGAGGGCCCCACCGACGATCCCGACATCGTGGCGCTGCGCTACCGCCAAATGCGCAACTTCTGGGCCACCTTGATGGTCAGCCAGGGCACACCGATGATTGCCCATGGCGACGAAATCGGGCGCACCCAACAGGGCAACAACAATGTCTACTGCCAGGACTCCGAAATATCGTGGATGGACTGGTCATTGGTTGAAGCGAATGCCGACCTGCTGGCATTCGCCCGCAAGGCGACCACGTTGCGCCGAAACCATCCGGTCTTTCGTCGGCGACGGTTTTTCGAGGGTGAGCCGATCCGAACCGGCGACGAGGTGCGAGACATCGCCTGGCTGTCCCCGAGCGGCCAGGAGATGTTGCACGACGATTGGAACCGCAGCTTCCACAAGTGCGTTGCGGTGTTCCTCAACGGTGAGGCGATCACCGCACCCAACGCCCGCGGTGAACGAGTCGTTGACGACTCATTTCTGTTGTGCTTCAACGCCCATGACGAAACGGTGGAGTTCGTCATGCCGCACGATGACTATGCCAACGAATGGACGGTGGAGCTGGACACCAACCATCCAGCCGGCGATGCCGACGCGGTGGTGAAGGCCGAAGACACCGTATCTGTGCCCGGCCGTTCGCTGATCTTGCTGCGTAAGACCGCGTAG